A genome region from Acidobacteriota bacterium includes the following:
- a CDS encoding tetratricopeptide repeat protein: MFVVTAALLVTLYAVPVAAQDPAPSQEQPQSQEQPKSQEPQVQDPILIGTDRHTIPGAEFDRTRPFKIVEPEEILKLDDEMKAFVDQRVNRADPPLARLRRLVQVVFNRDALGFNYEWGASHTARETFHKGSGNCLSYTNMFLAMARYLDVDVRFHEVEIVPTWEKRGNMIYLSRHINVLAYIAGSAYEADLFPSISRHRIGGRVISDRRGLAHFYSNMGAELMSRDYYYSAIKYFKKALEMDGQTGFVWGNLGVAYSRIGDDERAEKAYLTALEYDKRNSTVMHNLARLYERQGEDELAAEYLEKVDKFRQRNPYFHYQLGMEALEAGQLHQAYDHFQDAIKRKKEEDLFYFALAKVHAQLGESNEVVKALETALQYATDGDDIERYNRKLQLLQALHASNH; encoded by the coding sequence ATGTTTGTGGTAACCGCGGCTCTGCTGGTGACACTTTACGCCGTGCCTGTGGCGGCCCAAGATCCCGCCCCGTCCCAAGAGCAGCCGCAGTCTCAAGAGCAGCCGAAGTCTCAAGAGCCGCAGGTCCAAGACCCCATCCTGATCGGAACTGACCGCCACACGATTCCCGGCGCTGAGTTCGACCGCACCCGGCCCTTCAAGATCGTTGAGCCGGAAGAGATCCTCAAGTTGGACGACGAGATGAAGGCCTTCGTCGACCAGAGGGTCAACCGGGCCGATCCGCCTTTGGCTCGGTTGCGCCGGTTGGTCCAGGTGGTGTTCAACCGCGACGCGCTGGGCTTCAATTACGAGTGGGGCGCCAGCCACACGGCCCGCGAAACCTTCCACAAGGGCTCCGGAAACTGCCTCTCCTACACCAACATGTTCCTGGCCATGGCCCGCTATCTCGACGTGGACGTGCGCTTTCATGAAGTTGAAATCGTGCCCACCTGGGAGAAGCGCGGCAACATGATCTACCTCTCGCGCCACATCAACGTGCTGGCTTACATCGCCGGATCGGCCTATGAGGCCGACCTCTTCCCCAGCATTTCCCGCCACCGCATCGGCGGACGCGTCATCTCCGACCGGCGGGGACTGGCCCACTTCTACAGCAACATGGGCGCCGAATTGATGTCGCGCGACTACTACTACAGCGCCATCAAGTACTTCAAAAAAGCGCTGGAGATGGATGGGCAGACGGGATTTGTGTGGGGCAACCTGGGAGTCGCCTATTCCCGTATCGGCGACGATGAGAGGGCCGAGAAAGCCTACTTGACGGCTTTGGAATACGACAAGAGAAACTCCACCGTCATGCACAACCTGGCCCGCCTTTATGAGCGCCAGGGCGAGGACGAGTTGGCGGCCGAGTATCTCGAAAAGGTGGATAAGTTCCGTCAGCGCAATCCCTACTTCCACTACCAGTTGGGGATGGAAGCCCTGGAAGCCGGACAGTTGCACCAGGCCTACGATCACTTCCAGGACGCCATCAAGCGCAAGAAAGAAGAAGACCTCTTCTACTTCGCCCTGGCCAAGGTCCACGCCCAGTTGGGGGAGAGCAACGAAGTGGTGAAAGCCCTGGAAACCGCCCTCCAGTACGCCACCGACGGCGACGACATCGAGCGCTACAACCGCAAGCTGCAATTGCTGCAAGCTCTCCACGCCAGCAACCATTAG
- a CDS encoding acylase, translated as MKRLSILLICLSSLFAATCAPRQQPASAEILWDSYGIPHVFAETNRGMFRAFGWAQMHSHGDLILRLYGESRGRAAEYWGESHLDHDRWIWTNGVPQRSQQWLSQIDPEFAGLLEGFVEGMNAYSQQHSERLDDQREVVLPLRVEDVLNHMQRTLHFTFLASPRTIQGSARRWQEGGSNGWVVGPSRTANRHPLLLANPHLPWSDFFLFYEAHLVSPANNTYGVTLVGLPVLGIAFNDTLGWTHTVNTIDAADVYELTLSEDGYLFDGEVRPFQQRSHTLKVRRQDGTVEEEELTVKESVHGPVVAEKEGKALALRVAGLDRAGVTRAWWDLGRTRSMQEFQNVLKRMELPLFTVLYADREGNIMHFFGGTTPRRKEGYNWGGIVPGDTSETLWTSIHDFLDMPIVVNPLSDWLQNANDPPWNTTVDSPLYPAAYPDYLAPQFMHFRAQQSFQLLQEGGQLTMDDMIRLKHSTEMEAAVRIRDELVEAARKNGGETARRAAEVLENWDLNADSESRGGVLFEAFFREAGGPRLYAQPWKPEDPLSTPSGLADPKGAVTALVKAAERVESQHGSMDVAWGEVYRLQRDGIDLPANGGPGALGIFRVIGYDDDNGDGRPEALVGDSYVAVVEFSDPVKAQAVLSYGNASQSGSPHRTDQLQLVSRQTMRPVWLTREEIEANLERKETLP; from the coding sequence ATGAAGCGTCTATCCATCTTGCTGATCTGCCTGTCGTCCTTATTTGCCGCAACCTGCGCCCCGCGCCAGCAACCCGCCTCGGCCGAGATCCTGTGGGACAGTTACGGCATCCCTCACGTCTTCGCCGAAACCAACCGGGGGATGTTCAGAGCCTTCGGATGGGCCCAAATGCACAGCCACGGCGACTTGATCCTGCGCCTCTACGGCGAGTCGCGGGGCCGGGCCGCCGAATACTGGGGAGAGTCTCACCTCGATCACGACCGCTGGATCTGGACCAACGGCGTGCCCCAACGTTCGCAACAATGGCTGAGCCAGATCGATCCCGAGTTCGCGGGACTGCTGGAGGGTTTCGTGGAAGGCATGAACGCCTACTCCCAGCAACATTCCGAGCGCCTCGACGACCAACGCGAGGTTGTGCTTCCGCTGCGGGTCGAGGACGTCCTCAACCACATGCAGCGGACGCTTCACTTCACCTTCCTGGCATCGCCCCGCACCATCCAGGGCAGCGCCCGCCGCTGGCAGGAAGGCGGCTCCAACGGGTGGGTTGTGGGGCCCTCCCGCACCGCCAACCGCCACCCCCTCCTGCTGGCCAATCCGCATCTGCCCTGGAGCGACTTCTTTCTCTTCTACGAGGCCCATCTGGTCTCTCCCGCCAACAACACCTACGGAGTCACGCTGGTGGGACTGCCGGTGCTGGGCATCGCCTTCAACGACACCCTGGGCTGGACGCACACCGTCAACACCATCGACGCCGCCGACGTCTACGAACTGACGCTGAGCGAGGACGGCTATCTCTTCGACGGCGAAGTGCGCCCCTTCCAGCAGCGCAGCCACACCCTCAAGGTGCGGCGCCAGGACGGAACCGTGGAAGAAGAAGAGCTGACAGTCAAAGAGAGCGTCCACGGGCCCGTGGTGGCTGAGAAGGAAGGCAAGGCCTTGGCGCTGCGGGTGGCGGGGTTAGACCGCGCCGGCGTCACCCGGGCCTGGTGGGACCTGGGACGCACCCGTTCAATGCAGGAGTTCCAGAACGTCCTCAAACGCATGGAGCTGCCGCTTTTCACCGTTCTCTACGCCGACCGCGAAGGAAACATCATGCACTTTTTCGGCGGCACCACTCCCAGGCGCAAGGAGGGATACAACTGGGGCGGAATCGTGCCCGGCGACACCTCGGAAACCCTGTGGACCTCCATCCACGACTTCCTGGACATGCCCATCGTGGTCAATCCCCTCAGCGACTGGCTGCAAAACGCCAACGATCCTCCCTGGAACACCACCGTCGACTCTCCTCTCTACCCCGCAGCCTATCCCGACTATCTGGCGCCGCAATTCATGCATTTCCGGGCTCAGCAGTCGTTCCAACTGTTGCAGGAGGGCGGCCAGTTGACCATGGACGACATGATCCGTCTCAAGCATTCGACGGAGATGGAAGCCGCCGTGCGCATCCGCGACGAACTGGTGGAGGCGGCCAGGAAGAACGGGGGCGAAACGGCCCGCCGGGCCGCCGAGGTGCTGGAGAACTGGGACCTGAATGCCGACAGCGAAAGCCGCGGCGGGGTGCTTTTCGAGGCTTTCTTTCGAGAAGCGGGCGGTCCCCGTCTCTATGCCCAGCCCTGGAAGCCCGAAGATCCGCTCTCCACGCCCAGCGGCTTGGCCGACCCCAAGGGAGCTGTGACAGCACTGGTGAAAGCCGCCGAGCGAGTGGAGAGCCAACACGGCAGCATGGACGTGGCCTGGGGAGAAGTCTACCGCCTCCAGCGCGACGGCATCGATCTGCCCGCCAACGGCGGTCCGGGAGCCCTGGGAATCTTTCGGGTCATCGGCTACGACGACGACAACGGAGACGGCCGGCCGGAAGCCCTGGTGGGCGATTCTTACGTGGCGGTGGTGGAATTCTCCGATCCGGTCAAGGCTCAGGCGGTTCTCAGCTACGGAAACGCCTCACAATCCGGCTCCCCCCACCGCACCGACCAACTGCAACTGGTCTCCCGCCAAACGATGCGTCCCGTGTGGTTGACCCGCGAGGAAATCGAGGCCAACCTCGAACGCAAGGAGACCCTCCCCTGA
- a CDS encoding glycosyltransferase family 39 protein has translation MPDRTSRLFASTDFWVVLALVLAALPITVPALDSFFTFDDLMNLSRYERDPWEAAQAALILFTSKARPLGALFYLPLFWLFGMDPFPYYLLGAALVTLNLILLYGLVRRYGGSPVAGATACLFAAFMPHVINVLYNFGAIYESASLLFILGALHCYKSYLESRRAAWYAAMLACFWAGLNSKELAVVLPVLLLAYELLWGTLAKDLKEKSLWQACRPLLLRLAPLGAISVLYTLAKTLGPEAYWRDNPQYVYHFGWLPLRNLRIYLEMWTGHAFTISHFEIGLLLLAVLGLAWWLRSRLMIFGLVFAFMTLLPILPLDRRWALFLYLPGSGLGMLLGGLAGGLWDKIEQRLPPWADTRRRPLAGVAAPVAVLAIGLLASYPSVNREAEHFMEHVHKPVHQFAASLYRQVPEAGPHDIFGLVDVPFDLDSHEYYIPYFLVRLGYGHEHISVFYLPSSLEAWKERLPKAERVHVLRWTGTQLVKGDRARWGVPEEEPESAREERR, from the coding sequence ATGCCCGACCGCACCTCCCGCCTCTTCGCGTCAACCGACTTTTGGGTCGTGCTGGCCCTGGTCTTAGCCGCCCTTCCCATCACCGTTCCGGCGCTGGACAGCTTTTTTACCTTTGACGACCTGATGAATTTGAGCCGCTATGAGCGCGATCCCTGGGAGGCCGCTCAAGCCGCTTTGATCCTCTTCACTTCCAAGGCGCGTCCGCTGGGGGCCCTCTTTTATCTTCCCCTCTTCTGGCTCTTCGGCATGGATCCCTTCCCCTACTACCTGCTGGGAGCGGCGTTGGTGACCTTGAACCTGATTCTGCTCTACGGCCTGGTCAGGCGCTATGGAGGCAGTCCGGTGGCCGGGGCGACGGCCTGCCTCTTCGCCGCCTTCATGCCCCACGTCATCAACGTGCTCTACAACTTCGGAGCCATCTACGAGAGCGCCAGCCTGCTCTTCATCCTGGGGGCCCTGCACTGCTACAAGAGCTATCTGGAGAGCCGGCGGGCCGCTTGGTACGCCGCCATGCTGGCCTGCTTCTGGGCGGGTCTCAACAGCAAAGAGCTGGCGGTCGTGCTTCCGGTGCTGCTGTTGGCTTACGAACTCCTTTGGGGGACCTTGGCGAAGGACCTCAAAGAAAAGTCGCTGTGGCAGGCCTGCAGGCCTCTGCTGCTGCGCCTGGCTCCTTTGGGAGCGATATCGGTCCTCTACACGCTGGCCAAGACCCTGGGGCCCGAGGCCTATTGGAGGGACAATCCCCAGTACGTCTACCACTTCGGCTGGCTTCCGCTACGCAATCTGCGCATCTATCTCGAGATGTGGACCGGGCATGCCTTCACCATCAGCCACTTCGAAATCGGACTCCTGCTGCTGGCCGTCCTGGGACTGGCCTGGTGGCTGCGCAGCCGCCTGATGATCTTCGGACTGGTCTTCGCCTTTATGACGCTGCTGCCCATCCTGCCCTTGGACCGGAGATGGGCTCTGTTCCTCTACCTGCCGGGCAGCGGACTGGGGATGCTGCTGGGCGGACTGGCGGGCGGTTTGTGGGACAAGATCGAGCAGCGGCTGCCGCCGTGGGCCGACACCCGGCGCCGTCCGCTGGCCGGGGTCGCTGCGCCGGTGGCCGTGCTGGCCATCGGATTATTGGCAAGCTATCCCAGCGTCAATCGGGAAGCCGAGCACTTCATGGAGCACGTCCACAAGCCCGTCCATCAATTCGCCGCCTCTCTCTATCGGCAGGTTCCAGAGGCCGGCCCCCACGACATTTTCGGACTGGTCGACGTGCCCTTCGATCTGGACAGTCATGAATACTACATTCCCTACTTCCTGGTCCGGCTCGGATACGGGCACGAGCACATCAGCGTCTTTTACTTGCCCTCGAGCCTGGAGGCCTGGAAAGAACGCCTGCCTAAAGCCGAGCGCGTCCATGTGCTGCGCTGGACAGGCACCCAACTGGTAAAGGGAGACCGCGCCCGCTGGGGAGTCCCCGAAGAAGAGCCGGAAAGCGCCCGAGAGGAGAGGCGCTGA
- a CDS encoding VOC family protein: protein MTRNLETLVCDFEKGKLSRRNFVATLTALMATAGAGAAAAPQDRPIKIAGLDHVAFRVSDVERSLKFYQDVLNASVRSQSSSSAFLTVGEDWIALFGQGSTTTGQSESDRVGVDHVSFDISSHGSLQERMEAIRSKGLEPINPAGSSRTYFRDPDGNVIQFS from the coding sequence ATGACACGCAACCTCGAAACCCTTGTTTGCGACTTTGAAAAAGGCAAGCTTTCGCGCCGCAACTTTGTAGCTACGCTGACGGCCCTGATGGCCACGGCGGGAGCCGGTGCGGCGGCAGCACCTCAGGACCGTCCCATCAAGATCGCCGGACTCGATCACGTGGCCTTCCGCGTCTCAGACGTCGAACGCTCGCTCAAGTTCTACCAGGACGTACTCAACGCCTCGGTGCGCAGCCAGTCCTCTTCCAGCGCTTTCTTGACCGTGGGAGAGGATTGGATCGCGCTTTTCGGGCAGGGAAGCACCACCACGGGCCAGTCCGAGAGCGACCGGGTCGGCGTCGATCACGTGTCCTTCGACATCAGTTCCCACGGCAGCTTGCAGGAGCGCATGGAGGCCATCCGGTCCAAGGGCCTGGAGCCCATCAATCCGGCTGGCTCGAGCCGCACCTACTTCCGCGATCCGGACGGCAACGTGATCCAGTTTTCCTGA
- a CDS encoding radical SAM protein: MLRTSSYTIYADLPGERERVLLVHGYTGAYDRVSSSVASYLRSLEAGPPPAPLYGAWSPPPKPKEAPEPPSDATLQQLEQRGYLTRRTVEEEREFFSRVANRHHQDTLKGRLVYIVMPTYDCNLRCPYCFQDHMRTDSGYSHLLVAMNEKTADNMVQSWLRIEERHGVTKPEPREVTFFGGEPLLKRLRPAVERVMNKARELGQVNFKAVSNATELDAYQDLLGPGGIHWIQVTLDGTPQEHDKRRIYEDGSGSFQRISDNIDMALEQGASIAVRLNIDRDNIKQLPELTDYFVQRGWDARPGFSCYSAPIHPTNGKTDHSRTLTSWGLAKALTRMRGEHPNMRLIARPDDGIQQKVAKVLHERSDPFAMFKSAYCGAHAGMYVFDPKGDVYACWEKTGDANIRIASIKEGGQVEWCEAADRMWKGRTVDSNPICRQCRYALYCGGGCAVLAMGNRGEYFTNYCDGFAARFRQAVAEAYLGLADRKQAPPSQLESVCGV, from the coding sequence ATGCTGAGAACAAGCAGCTACACGATCTATGCCGATCTTCCAGGCGAACGGGAACGCGTCTTGCTGGTGCACGGATACACGGGGGCCTACGACCGGGTTTCCAGCAGCGTGGCCTCCTACTTGCGTTCGCTGGAGGCGGGTCCTCCGCCTGCCCCTCTTTACGGAGCCTGGAGTCCGCCGCCCAAGCCTAAGGAGGCGCCCGAGCCGCCGAGTGACGCCACACTGCAGCAATTGGAGCAGCGCGGCTATCTGACCCGCCGCACGGTGGAAGAGGAGCGGGAGTTCTTCTCCCGTGTCGCCAACCGGCATCACCAGGACACCCTCAAGGGACGGCTGGTCTACATCGTCATGCCCACCTACGACTGCAACCTGCGCTGCCCTTATTGCTTTCAAGACCACATGCGCACCGACTCGGGCTACTCCCACTTGCTGGTGGCCATGAACGAGAAAACAGCCGACAACATGGTCCAGTCCTGGCTGCGCATCGAAGAGCGCCACGGCGTCACCAAACCCGAACCGAGGGAGGTCACCTTCTTCGGCGGCGAACCGTTGCTCAAACGCCTGCGTCCGGCCGTCGAGCGGGTCATGAACAAGGCTCGTGAACTGGGCCAGGTCAACTTCAAAGCTGTCAGCAACGCTACTGAACTGGACGCCTATCAGGACCTGCTGGGCCCGGGAGGCATCCACTGGATACAGGTGACCTTGGACGGAACGCCGCAGGAGCACGACAAGAGGCGGATCTACGAGGACGGAAGCGGTTCCTTCCAGCGCATATCGGACAATATCGATATGGCCCTCGAGCAGGGGGCCAGCATCGCCGTCCGCCTCAACATCGACCGCGACAACATCAAGCAGTTGCCGGAACTGACCGACTACTTCGTGCAGCGGGGATGGGACGCCCGGCCTGGCTTCAGTTGCTACTCGGCTCCCATTCACCCCACCAACGGCAAGACCGACCACAGCCGCACGCTCACTTCCTGGGGACTGGCCAAGGCGCTGACGCGGATGCGGGGCGAGCATCCCAACATGCGGCTGATCGCCAGGCCCGACGACGGGATACAGCAGAAGGTGGCCAAGGTGCTGCATGAACGCAGCGATCCCTTCGCCATGTTCAAGTCGGCCTATTGCGGCGCCCACGCGGGCATGTATGTGTTCGACCCAAAAGGCGACGTCTACGCCTGCTGGGAAAAGACGGGGGACGCCAATATCCGTATCGCCTCCATCAAGGAGGGCGGCCAAGTGGAGTGGTGCGAAGCCGCCGACCGCATGTGGAAAGGGCGCACGGTCGACTCCAATCCGATCTGCCGCCAATGCCGTTACGCGCTTTACTGCGGCGGGGGCTGTGCCGTCCTGGCCATGGGCAACCGGGGGGAATATTTCACCAACTACTGTGACGGCTTCGCCGCCCGCTTTCGACAGGCGGTGGCCGAAGCCTACTTGGGACTTGCCGACCGGAAGCAAGCCCCGCCATCACAACTCGAGAGCGTGTGCGGCGTTTGA